ttgtttttattcttttatatgTGTCTTGTACCATCTTCTTTATCCCATACTTATTATTCATGTTATCAACTTGTATCAATAGTTGCCGAGGATGAGGATATGGGCCCTGATGGAAAGAAAATTCGCCCTGGGATATCACACTCTGTCATTGAGACTCTTACTGAATGTAATGCTGGTCTTTCACAACAAAGGAAAAAACGACAGGTAATATCTACTACACATGTTTGGAGAGCTTTATAAGTAGTAATTTTCCCTCATTCTCTTCTGATGTTGCATCACTCCTTTCTTTAGACTAATGTAAGTAGGTGTTATATGAGCACTGTTCTTCCTGCCGCTTCTCCCAGTTAGACGAAATATGATtatttttcactttcttttcccACCTAGATACCGGCAACATTGGCCCCTGTGGATGCTGTGGAGAGATATACCCAACTGAATAGTTTTCCTCTtcacaaaaccaacaaaccggGCATTTTGTCTTTGGATATTCATTATGCTAAGGTAAGTTCTTTCTTCTGTTTTTTCTGTGATTTGTTTTTCATTATTGTTCACAAGGCATATGCAGCCAAAATCTGTTTCCTGGACTTGCCATGTGTACTTATCCAATGCGGGTGTATGAGTCTGGAACCTGTACTTGCACTTTTCCTGCCAAGTATTATTATAATTTGAAGAAGTTGCGTGAAGTACCGATGCCCATGTCACACCCGTTTGACACATCTGTTGACTCAAATGAAAGATCCACGTAACATAGACTAAAATATATTCCCATTAGCTAATATGAGTCATTTGTTTTGAAACCTCTGCTTTTAGTACAGTTGCATAAAGTTAATAGCTATTGCATAATAGCCTTGCCATTGAAAGTTGTCTTTATAGCTACATAAATATTGAGTGCTTATCTAGATACACGCGATAAATTTTTTGCTTTTGCGTGGCATGACTGGTTTCACAGAAGTATTCCTATGGCTATCTACTCGGAATATGAGCTAGTAAGTTAGATCTAGAGCATGCTCATACATCTGCATTATCACATTAGTCCAAAACAGAGGAATAGTTttgtgttattatttattaagaGATTCTCTTGATAAGATGAAATTTATCATTGATGAGAAAGTCAATTGTTGCGGATATTCAATGATCCGTGCCGCTTGATTCTTATGctttcttgttttcttgatGCGTATTTATGGTTGAACTACTTTCAGCATGTCTAAATCTAATTTATGTTTTGTCAGGACATAATTGCTACTGGTGGTGTTGATTCAAATGCTGTGGTCTTTGATCGACCTTCAGGACAGATCATATCAACACTAAGTGGTCATTCAAAGAGGGTCTGTCATCTTATTGATACTTACTTTTCTTGCTATTGCTTGATAATTCATTAGCTATGTTTCCTCAGCAAGAATTTCTGTCTCAGTagttaatttcataaaaaaatctgTCTCAGTATATTCTGCTTTTATAGGTTACCAGTGTTAAATTTGCGGCTGAGGGTGAACTAGTGGTCTCTGGTTCAGCAGATAAGGTACACCTGATTGTTTCTCTAAGTGCGAGTTGAACATGCACTTCATCTATAATCAATAGTAGCCTTCATCTTCTTGTCTTGTTAACACTTATACTTTCTTTAGTATGTTATCCCCTTCTATGGCCGGTTATGTGCTACTTTTTTAGAAATACTGAAAAGCGTTCACTTGTAAAAAATATCTGAACATGAGCCAATTATATTAGATGTCTCAGTAAGgagtttctttaaaattttgcCGCCAAATTTACCCCTGCTATGCTTCCAAGAAAATAATggattaaaaaaaaggaaaagaattatTTTGATTAAACATTTGTGTTTTTAATGGTTGCTTTGCCTCTTCAGTTCGAGCCTTCTAGGATCAGGTCTGGTTAGAAGTAGGATTTGGAAGTTCTTAATATGGCAGCAACTTTAGATTCAAAGGTTATTGTCATTTTAGATGGGTTTGGCACCTCGCTAAGTAGTAGAAGTATGAACAGTAACTCTGGTGTTGTTTAATACACAGTTGCATTCTTCCTTTGATGTTCTACTGAACTGTGTCACTGAGTTTTTGCAGACAGTTCGTGTGTggcaaagttctgaaaatagaaATTATGACTGCAGGCATGTCTTGAAGGATCATACAGCCGAGGTAATTTCATATTAAAAACTTGTTGATCAATACTGAAAGTACTGATATTGAAATACCTTTTTATTACTGAAAGACACAATGCTGGTAATTGTCCTGCTTGATTGCACAGAACTTGATATTGATTCTGGAAACAAGCTAATGAGTTTGCTGGTGTTGATCATCAATCTTGGTGTCCCATTCAGCATTCCACTTTTTTGGATATTTCCTTTCTAGGCTTAGATATGAGAATGATAGAATAGATCATTAAGCAGTGAATGATGGAGATGGAACTAGTTTTTTTTGATAAGGTAGACGAATCGCTTCGTTGTactaaaaaaatgtatttttcaaTATATACCTATGTATTAAAAGAGTAGATCGATAGTACAAAAAATGGTTTCAGATCCGAAATTGCTAGATCTTTTTTTCCCTGAGAATGGTAAGGTTGACTTGGGAATATATCTGCTGCTGTATCAAGTATCAAAGAGAAACAATGTATTTCTTTTGTCCTGGGAGTTTGTCTTTACTTCATGTTAGATTTAGTTCTTTTGTCCCGTAGACTAGTTTTATAGTGAGCTTCCACTTCTTGAATGTATTACATGCATGCCTTGAAAAGTTTCTCCCCATTCTGCTTGAAGTAAAGAAAACAAAGGGAAAAACATTTTGCAGTAAACAGGGGGCTAGTGGGATATTTCAAGTGGAAATCAATGTTATGTTGTCCTGCCTTCAAATATAAGTTTGCAGACCCTTGAAATTGCCTTCACCCTTTACATTTTGACGTTACTTCATTTTTAGGTTGTTGCTTTCAACTGAATATAGTTCATTTTCAAACCCTTTAATCAGTGATTTTACATATTCATCTATTTACCAATGATTGCAGGTGCAAGCTGTCACTGTCCATGCgaccaataattattttgttaCAGCTTCTCTTGATAGCACGTGGTGCTTTTATGATCTTTCTTCTGGTTTATGCCTTACACAGGTTGCTTTTCCCTCTGGCCTCTCATTCTCAAGAAACAATGTGTAGATGGTTGGAGCCATCAATCAACTTTTATAAACTAATTGacttgttaaaaaaaatttcatattgtAATTCAGGTAGCAGATGCTTCAGAATCTGAGGGCTATACTTCCGCAGCTTTCCACCCTGATGGTCTGATCCTTGGAACAGGGACTTCAGGGTCTCTGGTCAAGATATGGGATGTGAAAAGTCAGGTCTGTTTGCCTCAAAAGCAGCATGACTGCTCATTTCATTCCTCTTCTTCTATCCAAGTATTCTTACTGTTtgttttctgtttttttttgggggtgttTCTCTTCAGGCAAATGTTGCAAAATTTGATGGCCATGTTGGGTCTGTAACTGCTATTTCCTTTTCAGAAAATGGTTATTTCCTAGCAGTGAGTATTTCAATACTGAATTAAGCTTTTGATAATCTTCCTTTCATCAGCGTAAAGCTATTTATGATTGAACTTGTGACTGATATTTCCTTTCTGTGTTAATAATCAGACTGCTGCCCAAGATGGTGTTAAACTTTGGGATCTACGCAAATTGAAGAACTTTAGAACTTTCACTCCCTATGATGAAAACACACCAACTCAATCAGGTATAAATTAACTGCATTCTACTGAAGCAGGACAATGAATCCATGTTACGAATGAAAGAAGCTTTGGTAGTTcgtaaaaaaagatattttattgtcTGCTTGAGTACTTTCGgaaggtaatttttttttcatggaTTACTGTATATTACAGCATACTAGCATAGGACTCACTGTCGGTTATGCGAATTTTTTTTCATGGATCACTGTCTAAGAAGCGTTCACGTTAAGGAAGTACTGTATGTTTTGAGTATGCTATCTCAGGTTTCACTGTTGTTAATGGGCCATTCCCTTTTTATAGTCTGGTAGCTGACTATTTCAGAAGTGTACTTCAGAGCTT
This DNA window, taken from Solanum dulcamara chromosome 3, daSolDulc1.2, whole genome shotgun sequence, encodes the following:
- the LOC129883182 gene encoding pre-mRNA-processing factor 19-like codes for the protein MNCSISGEVPEDPVVSKKSGLLFEKRLIERHISDYGKCPVTGEPLTADDIIPVKTGKIVKPRPVQAASIPGMLGMFQIEWDGLMLSNFALEQQLHTARQELSHALYQHDAACRVIARLKKERDEARGLLAQAERQIPMAATTAVGTTAVSNGKRVAEDEDMGPDGKKIRPGISHSVIETLTECNAGLSQQRKKRQIPATLAPVDAVERYTQLNSFPLHKTNKPGILSLDIHYAKDIIATGGVDSNAVVFDRPSGQIISTLSGHSKRVTSVKFAAEGELVVSGSADKTVRVWQSSENRNYDCRHVLKDHTAEVQAVTVHATNNYFVTASLDSTWCFYDLSSGLCLTQVADASESEGYTSAAFHPDGLILGTGTSGSLVKIWDVKSQANVAKFDGHVGSVTAISFSENGYFLATAAQDGVKLWDLRKLKNFRTFTPYDENTPTQSVEFDHSGSYLALGGSDIRVYQVASVKAEWSPIKTFPDLSGTGKATCLKFGPDATYIAVGSMDRNLRIFGLPGEDQMED